TCGTTTCGTTGTCGATATCCGCCAAAAGCCCAAGATCTTTCAAGATACGTAAAGCTCTGTCAAAGCGTGGGTTGCCCATTCCAATCTTCTCGTAGACTTCGTTCGGTCGAGTCGAAATCTTGCTCCCGTCGACCTGTAAGAGACAGCGATCCCCTATTGCAGTTTTTTCGAAGGACATGGACTGATGCTGTTGCACAACGTATCTGGTGAGCACGAATTCAGCCAAGATTCTCCATTGGCATTGACACCACTGCCCAAAGCGACGAGTAAGCCCGGTCGTCAATACAGGCGGTACCAGATCGAGATAGGGATCATTCGAGGCGCCCGCTAACCAGTTTCCATAGTTCGTTCCTTCCCATTGCGTATAACGGGCCAGTGTCAACCCAAGCAGTAGTAGCGGAACGGCCAGGCCGGTCGGAGATTGGAGGTAGATGCGTTTACGGATCACCCTTTCAAGCCGATCTTCTGAGGACGCATTTGTAGGCCGAAGTGTTTTGTCTAGCAAAACACTGGTTTTAGAGTCGAGTTCTTGAAATACCCCAATAAATAATTGGATCAATTCCGATGGCGTGGATTTTCCGAAGTCTTTCGCAAGGTCAAGGACGAGCAGTTCCGATAGAGTCTTGCTTACAATTTTTGAGCTCAGTGCCTTGACCAACTCCTTAACTGACGCCCCAACCAAACCCCTGTCGGAAACCTGGGTAATCAGCCACGCAAACATACCCTCTAGAGCGACTGACATGTAGTGGTGAAAGTAAAACATCCGCCAGCGCGTCGCAATATCAAGCAGAGGTTTTGGCCACTTGATCTCGATTCGCTCCCCCTCATCAGAAACAATTTCACCGAAATAAACAGCGTAATTGAAAGTCGTTTCGTTCAGAATCCACCCCTCGTTGCTCAATTGCCGACACAATTCGAGAAGAAGAGTGAGTGATCGACTGCGTATTCGGTGCGAATCACCGTTGATTTTTACCCGTGCGAAAAAAATGTCACGTAGTAACGGTCTATCGGGTGCCGTTGGTTCTTCAAGAGTGCAAAACCCCCCTCGTTTTCCTAATTCGCTCAGGCTACGCACAGTGCAGTGGCGTTTTGCTGTCGACAGATTCCGGACTGATTCAAGCCGTCCGGTGAGGGAGTCATAACTTTCGGCAAGTTGCTTTCCCAAAGAAGACAGTTCCAGATCATTAAAGGTCTGAGTAGCAGTCCCTTCCTCTTCATCTGAAGGGATTGCCTCATCCTCTGTGATAAAAAAACCCAGGTTGACAAGCGAATTAAAGTATGCGTCCAAGGCTGGATTCTTAGCAAACGGCAACTTTCGTAACTCGACTACGGGATAACCTTTGGAGAACCATTTTGTCACGCTCTCGGAACCTACCAAAGAGCCGCCGGGGCAGGATTTTCCTTTGTGATGGGCAATACAGCCCAGGACCAACGCCTTTTCGCGGAGAGTGATGGCCTCTCGCAGGCCTAGATCGAAACGCTGTCCTTTTTCATGTATCTGCCAATCCTGGACACACCAGGGTATAAAAGAAAAATATCTGGCTCGCGGCGTGATTGATGTGATGCAGAACAATAACCGGCTCGCAAGACGAGACGATCCCCGTAGTGCAAGTCCCAGAGGGTCTTGAACATCCGAAACTGGAACATGTTCACTCCAGCACAGGAGTAACGGTTTTTGTTTCAACTGCTTGTCCACTACAAAACCTTGCAGGCTATGGGGTTTTACCAAGTGTCGCCACGTACTCGGCAACGACGCGGACCGCTTCCTGATCCTCCGGTACAAGGACAATGGGTCTGAACTCTTGATTGATCGGAGACAGAACGATTTTGAGGTGTTGCCATTCACCATCATCGGCACCGGTCTTTTCAGAATGATACCTCTTGACGGTATACGAGCCCCCCGTTTCAGGATCTGCAGGTCCGCGATACTGCACAAGGACAATCTTCCCTTCGCGACTGCCCACTGGATTAGCTCGAAAAACGAGATAATCTCCATCGTAGATCCGCGGTTCCATGGACCGCCCTATCGCCTTGGCGACAAACATCCTCTCATCGAGGCGCCCGATGCCGTCGGCCTCGATCCACCCTTCCGGCTCGACTGGCTCACCACCCCCAAAATAACCGGCGGCAGCCTTCAGGCTGTACAACGGCAACAGGGTTTTAAATGCCTCTTTCTTCGCGCGTACGTCATCGAGTGAAATAAGGTTAAGCTGGGGCCCAGGCTGAGGCTTAACCAGCGAGGCGGCTAAATCCATCAACGACTTTACTCCTACGGTAAGCGCCATCTCGAACTTCCGCTGTGGCAAAAAGAGGTACCGCCAGTGTCCATGCACAGTACGACTCATCTTTTCACACCAGAGGTTCGCTGCTGCTGATTTGAGCCCCGTGTTCGGCCGGATCTCTCCCTTGGTTTCGGCAAGCCACTTTACCTCGCGGCCATCCGCTTCGCGCGCAGTGATGATGAAATCCGGATAGTATTGCCTTGGCCGGTTCCCCTCATAGTAGGTCACGGAGAATCCAAAGCGCTCATTCTTGAAGTAACAAATTACATCGCTGGCGCGGTCGAGGAACTCGGAGAACCGTTTTTCCAAATCGGTGTGACAGGGCACCTTGTTGGTGTGGCACCGTTTACCCTCGGCGAGTACGCCGGTCCATTGAAATCGGCGCATATTTGCAGAGTCAAGCCAGTCCGGGTTCCCAAGGATCGGCACGGGTTCGACGCCGGCGACCCCAGCGCCGCGGACCGCGTTCTCGAGTATATCCAGAACCGGGAAACGCCAGAAGGGAATACCGACGTCCCGCAGATCGCTCTTCACTCCATCCACTTCGAGGATGCGCAGCCGTGAGTCAAGAAATCGCCGGCTGAGGTCGAGTAATTCGTCAAAGGTTGGACCGATGCCGAGATCCGCAGCCGAACCGGGATTGGTCGAGTCGAAAAGCTCTTCGGCAATGAGAAATGCGGTCTTGAGAAGAGGCCATTCCTTTCGGAATTCATCGAGAGTCATGATTGCTTCAGGCTGACCGCCAACAACGGGACGCACGTTCACGTCAGGTGGTGTCTCTTTTGAGTTCAGCTTGACCTCAGGTAGCTCCTCAACACGAACCAGATCGGCGAGCGATTCCGTCACGCCCACGGCCCATGAACGAACATTAGGAACGCGAACGCGGAACTTCGCTTTCTTCGCGTCGGGTTCAATCCAGACGGGCTTCTGGCCCCACTCTCCGGTTTTTGGGCGTTTGCGCTTTTCTACCGGGAACCCCACGAAGGGAATGCCGAAGGCGTCCACCGTCTCTTCAGAGCCCTCGGGGCGTTCTTCCAGCGGCTGATTCAGAACGTCGTAGTTCGTCCGACGGAGTCCACGTCCTATAATCTGTTCCGTGAGAAGCGGGGAACCGAAGGCGCGCAGGCCAAGGATATGGCTAACACTCTGCACGTCCCAGCCCTCAGAGAGCATATTGACGCTGACGATGCAACGCACACCCTCGCCGGCGAGTCCTTTTCTTCCAACAGT
Above is a window of bacterium DNA encoding:
- a CDS encoding DEAD/DEAH box helicase family protein, which gives rise to MAYIVDRVVICDAFREPDKHYQLLPGGRSKLALVRRPSVRFLASAKDAKGGIAGIVGKQAGLFEDMLASSEQQNDFVNQLREEVRGWRESGYLGTALVTRRLLEWWFERDDERRAIGRRFFYCQQEAIETIIYLYEVQKRRKMPETVDLIRYALKLATGTGKTVVMALLVTWSTLHRRKVSGSSLSANFLVLVPNLTVRDRVSGKPRGDGLAYSGEHNLYDAFDTIPPEYRDEFHPNVVVRNWQGIPLEGKREDWIPEDVVEEGRFIPAAVLRAMRRRAQQDPNAVIRRMLGGWRDLVVINDEAHHVYGEKRTKKSDDPAYIKWSKILDRISKAAKVSLVVDLSATPWYGSGSPKPEGTLFEWLVCDFSVYDAFESGLVKVVRLPDPDEKGHIYLDLWDDVKGSRTKEEYLRGCKGAIASIYSSWKKDFNEWGSMFDFARGPSPVLLCVADNATRAAWLFEHLTREYDLLRNPDDEDRKRWVTIQVDSKVFDADKGNEAVLREIVNTVGRKGLAGEGVRCIVSVNMLSEGWDVQSVSHILGLRAFGSPLLTEQIIGRGLRRTNYDVLNQPLEERPEGSEETVDAFGIPFVGFPVEKRKRPKTGEWGQKPVWIEPDAKKAKFRVRVPNVRSWAVGVTESLADLVRVEELPEVKLNSKETPPDVNVRPVVGGQPEAIMTLDEFRKEWPLLKTAFLIAEELFDSTNPGSAADLGIGPTFDELLDLSRRFLDSRLRILEVDGVKSDLRDVGIPFWRFPVLDILENAVRGAGVAGVEPVPILGNPDWLDSANMRRFQWTGVLAEGKRCHTNKVPCHTDLEKRFSEFLDRASDVICYFKNERFGFSVTYYEGNRPRQYYPDFIITAREADGREVKWLAETKGEIRPNTGLKSAAANLWCEKMSRTVHGHWRYLFLPQRKFEMALTVGVKSLMDLAASLVKPQPGPQLNLISLDDVRAKKEAFKTLLPLYSLKAAAGYFGGGEPVEPEGWIEADGIGRLDERMFVAKAIGRSMEPRIYDGDYLVFRANPVGSREGKIVLVQYRGPADPETGGSYTVKRYHSEKTGADDGEWQHLKIVLSPINQEFRPIVLVPEDQEAVRVVAEYVATLGKTP